Below is a genomic region from [Chlorobium] sp. 445.
AATTTTTATCGATTTCCGCATCTTTTGCTGAAAGCATCACGATAGGCGCATCCTTGATAGCCTCATACTCTGCATCAGTACGAATTGTCTTACAGATTTTCAGACCTGTTGTATCTGGCAGCATCACATCCAGCAAGATCAGGTCTGGACGATGTTCTAACGCCAACTCCAGTGCTGCTTTTCCGCTTTCAGCAGTAATCAAGCTGTATCCCGTCTCCGAGAGTGCAAGTTGAATTGTCTTAAGAATCACTTTGCTATCATCGACAGCAAGAATTTTCTTTCTCGTATCTTTTTGTCCCTCTACGAGCTCAATCCACTTTCCATCGAGCAAGACGACCAAGCACTTTAGGACAGAGACTTCTTCCATGCGCAACTTTAACGCTAGCGTTTTGATATCCGTCTTACCATCAATCGCCAGGAAGACTTTCCACTCTGCTAATTTCAGAGAAATCTCGTTCATTTCTTCTTCGCCGCGCTTGGTTTTTCGGGGCACGGCGTTGACGTTTGGAATACGCTGGCGAACCAGTTCTAATTCATCGACCTTGACCGACGCTGTTAGCATGATGCCTTGAATGTCGACACCGTTACTTAGCCCTTGAACGGTGAGCGGGGCTTCGGGGTCGAAGGCAACCTTCGCGCTTTTTTCTTGCAGGAGTGCCGTAATGACACGCTCAATTTGAATGCGTATAGCTTTGACTAACTTTGGCGCATCGACTTTCTTCATAGCAAGAAGAATTTGTTCAATGCGCTTGTCGCGATGCTGTTTTTGATAGGCAATAGCTTGGTCTAAGTCAGCGCGTGTAATCATATTCTCCTCTAAGAGAATCGCGCCAAGATCTTCCGAGCCTGTATCGACAGCAATCACCAGCCCGTTACGAAAAAATACTTTTTTTGCACATCGCCATCATCCGTCGTTACAATCATTGCGCCGGTTTTTTTCATCTGGCGAATGAGTTGAAGCATTTCCGTAATTGTCCATCCTTTGATGTTCCCAACAAATGACATAGCAAGACTCTATTTTTTCGTGAGGCGGTTTGACAGTTTCACATGTTTTAGTTAAGACACACTGCGTACTTCGGTGTGATGCATCTTGCGACGCGTGGAAATTTTGCGCAGCGTTTTACTAAGCATATCGCAATATAACTTACCTGCGCAAAAAGTCAAACTTTGCAGCCTTGTCTTTTTCTCTCTGAGCCTATACACCGTTTGAAGATGTTGCGTCTCACAAGAGTTTTGGCAACCCTATTTTTTTTTCGCTATATTGTTTTGCTCAAGATTTGCAGACTGAATGCTTTCTCAGACTAACTGCCTCAAAGGCAGCTCTAAACCCAATATGCATCAATGGGAAAAGTTATTGCGATTGCTAACCAAAAAGGCGGTGTAGGCAAGACCACTACAGCCATTAATCTTGCCTCGTCGATTGCCGCTGCAGAAATGACTACACTGCTGATTGATATTGACCCCCAAGCAAACGCGACTTCTGGCTCTGGGACACAAGTAAACGATGAGACCAAGACGATCTATGAGGTGCTTATTGAGCATGTCGACATTGAAGACGTCATCCAGCCGTCGGTGATGCCATACATGGATATTGTGCCCTCTCATATCAATTTAGTTGGCACTGAAATTGAGCTCATTGATGTACCTGATCGTGAGAAAGTCATGCTCAAAGCCTTGCAGCGCGTACGCAAAAAGTATGATTACATTTTAATTGACTGTCCGCCTTCGCTTGGGCTGATTACACTCAACTCACTGACTGCTGCCGATTCTGTGCTTATTCCCGTTCAATGTGAATACTACGCCCTTGAAGGATTGGGACAACTCTTAAACACCATTAACATCGTGCGCAAGCATCTGAACCCGACGCTTGAAATTGAGGGAGTTCTGCTTACGATGTACGACAGCCGCTTGCGGCTCTCTAATCAAGTTGCCGAAGAAGTGCGCAAGTATTTCAAAGAAAAAGTCTTCAATACGCTGATTCGACGCAATGTCAAAATCTCTGAAGCACCAAGTCATGGCAAGCCGATCATTCTCTACGATGCACAGAGCTTAGGCACAAAAGATTACATTGACCTTGCTTATGAAATGTTTGAGCGTGATGGTATTGAGAAGTTTAGCAAGAAAAAAGCCGCTGTCGGCGGCAGCGCAGAGCAAGAGCGCACACCGCCTTCTTCAGAGGCTTCAGCAGGTTCGTCCACACCGCTCTCAGAGCGCAGTGAGGAAGTACGCCACATGGCAGGCGGTCGTTAAAAGCATATCTACAATCAAACTGCTGTGATATTGTTATGTGGTTTTTCAATCAACGAAATTGAAACAGGCTATGGCAAAGTTAGCGCTTGGCAAAGGGTTGAAAGCCTTGATTCCTGACGAATCAATAGAGGTGATTTCCAAAAAGGAGCATCGTCTACCGGGCGGGCGAGGCTACCAGTTCCGTGACACACGCACGGGGGAAGTCGGCATGATTGGCGTCATTCCTGTCGATAAAGTTGCGCCAAACCCCTTTCAGCCACGCATGGATTTTGACCCTGAGGCGCTCGAAGAACTTAAAGCCTCGATCAAAGAAAAAGGTGTCATTCAGCCTATCACGGTGCGCCTTAAAGGTGATGGCTATGAGCTCATCAGCGGCGAAAGACGCTTGCGCGCCTCCATTGAGGCAGGACTGCGAGAAATTCCTGCCTATGTCATGGATGTCAAGAGCGATCAAGAAATGCTTGAGCTTGCGCTCATTGAAAACATTCAGCGTGAAAAGCTCAATCCAATTGAAATCGCTACTGGCTACCAGCGCTTAATTGAAGAGTGCCATCTCACGCAGGAAGAAGTTGCCAAGAAAGTCAGCAAAGACCGCACGACGGTTACGAACTTTTTGCGCTTGCTCAAATTGCCTCAACCAATTCAAAAAAGTCTGCGCAATGGTGAAATTACCATGGGACATGCACGTGCCCTGATCTCAATTGAAGATCCAGAGACACAGATGGAAATCTGGGAACTCACCATGAGCAAAGGGCTCTCCGTGCGCAAAGTGGAAGATTTGGTCAGCCGCGCCGCACGTGCTGCAAAAAAGAACAAGTCCAAATATCAGCCAACTTCAGATAGCAAAGATGTGAATGTCTCCGAAGTTGAGTCTATTCTGCGCAGTCGCTTGGCAACAAA
It encodes:
- a CDS encoding chromosome partitioning protein ParA, producing MGKVIAIANQKGGVGKTTTAINLASSIAAAEMTTLLIDIDPQANATSGSGTQVNDETKTIYEVLIEHVDIEDVIQPSVMPYMDIVPSHINLVGTEIELIDVPDREKVMLKALQRVRKKYDYILIDCPPSLGLITLNSLTAADSVLIPVQCEYYALEGLGQLLNTINIVRKHLNPTLEIEGVLLTMYDSRLRLSNQVAEEVRKYFKEKVFNTLIRRNVKISEAPSHGKPIILYDAQSLGTKDYIDLAYEMFERDGIEKFSKKKAAVGGSAEQERTPPSSEASAGSSTPLSERSEEVRHMAGGR
- a CDS encoding DNA-binding protein — translated: MAKLALGKGLKALIPDESIEVISKKEHRLPGGRGYQFRDTRTGEVGMIGVIPVDKVAPNPFQPRMDFDPEALEELKASIKEKGVIQPITVRLKGDGYELISGERRLRASIEAGLREIPAYVMDVKSDQEMLELALIENIQREKLNPIEIATGYQRLIEECHLTQEEVAKKVSKDRTTVTNFLRLLKLPQPIQKSLRNGEITMGHARALISIEDPETQMEIWELTMSKGLSVRKVEDLVSRAARAAKKNKSKYQPTSDSKDVNVSEVESILRSRLATKVKVVHTSKGSGEIIIEYYSPDDLERIIDAIGNSEV